The following are from one region of the Canis lupus familiaris isolate Mischka breed German Shepherd chromosome 30, alternate assembly UU_Cfam_GSD_1.0, whole genome shotgun sequence genome:
- the LOC111093267 gene encoding natural cytotoxicity triggering receptor 3 ligand 1-like → MGTSQSKTDPKTPSGCLLAGLKTLELDQDLRRRRLIRYCIVAWPQYQLDSPSQWPREGTFDYQVLTDLDSLCRCQGKWSEVPYVQAFWTLRSRPSLCSLCSASQVLLARSPPLTLLSTSPKDPDPSALSPLSEPPEILSSPPVRAPLLPPPPPYHSPVPQPPVPLVPQQNPDPTPISLTPTTPETPQLKAAAEPTPQEDPLPSPPISTRTGSHKPSPDSVCPLQEVAGAEGVVRSTHLSPSKTFPK, encoded by the coding sequence ATGGGAACGTCCCAGTCCAAAACTGATCCAAAAACGCCCTCGGGTTGCCTTCTGGCCGGTCTCAAGACCTTAGAGCTGGACCAGGACCTGCGCAGGCGGCGCCTCATACGCTACTGTATTGTCGCCTGGCCCCAATATCAGTTAGACAGCCCATCTCAATGGCCCCGCGAAGGCACCTTTGATTACCAGGTGCTTACGGATCTTGACAGCCTCTGCAGATGCCAAGGCAAATGGTCTGAGGTTCCCTACGTCCAGGCCTTTTGGACCCTACGTTCTCGCCCTTCACTATGCTCTCTCTGCTCTGCATCTCAGGTTCTCCTTGCCCGATCTCCTCCTCTGACCCTCCTGTCTACATCTCCCAAGGATCCCgacccctctgctctctctcccctttccgaGCCTCCCGAAATCTTATCTAGCCCCCCAGTGAGGGCCCCTCTcctacctcctcctccaccctaTCACTCTCCTGTCCCCCAGCCTCCCGTACCCCTCGTTCCTCAGCAAAACCCCGATCCAACCCCTATCTCGCTCACCCCTACCACACCTGAAACCCCCCAACTGAAGGCCGCAGCAGAACCCACCCCTCAAGAGGACCCCCTTCCATCCCCTCCTATCTCCACTCGCACCGGGTCTCATAAGCCCTCTCCAGACTCAGTCTGCCCCCTCCAGGAGGTCGCAGGGGCAGAAGGGGTTGTCCGGTCCACGCACCTTTCTCCTTCCAAGACCTTTCCCAAATAG